The following proteins come from a genomic window of Lolium rigidum isolate FL_2022 chromosome 5, APGP_CSIRO_Lrig_0.1, whole genome shotgun sequence:
- the LOC124654491 gene encoding 2-alkenal reductase (NADP(+)-dependent)-like isoform X2 — protein sequence MADAEVSNKRVILKQFVTGFPTEDDMELVTATVRLAVPPGSASVMVKNLYVSCDPYMRNRMSEHNDAAYIEQFVPGEPVLGIFGVSKVVASGHPDFKAGDLVWGLTGCEEYSVITHPESLFKINHPELPLSYYTGVLGMPGVTAYAGFFDVSKPKKGDYVFVSAASGAVGQLVGQLAKIAGCYVVGSAGSDEKVSLLKTKFGFDDAFNYKKEQDLNATLKRCFPLGIDIYFENVGGAMLDAVLLNMRMHGRIAVCGMISQYNLEKPDGAPNLFCLVAKRIRMEGFMVLDYFNTYTKFEKEMAGYLKEGKIIFVEDVVEGIEKVPAALIGLFSGRNVGKQLVIIARE from the exons ATGGCGGACGCAGAGGTGAGCAACAAGAGGGTGATCCTAAAACAGTTCGTGACGGGGTTCCCCACCGAGGACGACATGGAGCTCGTCACGGCGACGGTGCGCCTGGCCGTGCCGCCTGGGTCGGCGTCTGTGATGGTCAAGAACCTCTACGTCTCCTGCGACCCCTACATGCGCAACCGGATGAGCGAGCACAACGACGCAGCATACATCGAGCAGTTCGTGCCAGGGGAG CCT GTTTTGGGTATTTTTGGAGTAAGCAAGGTGGTAGCCTCCGGGCACCCAGATTTCAAGGCAGGCGATCTTGTTTGGGGCCTGACTGGATGTGAAGAATACAGTGTGATCACTCATCCAGAATCTCTTTTCAAGATCAACCATCCTGAACTGCCTCTGTCCTACTACACAGGTGTTCTTG GCATGCCTGGAGTTACTGCATATGCTGGATTTTTTGACGTCTCAAAGCCAAAGAAAGGCGACTATGTTTTTGTGTCAGCGGCGTCAGGCGCCGTTGGGCAGCTCGTTGgacagcttgccaagattgcaggCTGTTATGTGGTTGGCAGTGCAGGTTCGGACGAGAAG GTCAGCCTCCTGAAAACCAAGTTTGGTTTTGATGACGctttcaactacaagaaggaacAGGACCTCAACGCCACACTGAAGAG GTGTTTTCCCTTGGGCATCGACATTTATTTCGAGAACGTGGGTGGCGCAATGCTAGACGCGGTGCTGCTTAACATGCGGATGCATGGCCGGATCGCTGTGTGCGGGATGATCTCGCAGTACAACTTAGAGAAGCCGGACGGGGCGCCCAACCTCTTCTGCCTTGTCGCCAAGCGCATCCGCATGGAGGGATTTATGGTCCTCGACTACTTCAACACCTATACCAAGTTTGAGAAAGAGATGGCGGGCTACCTCAAAGAAGGGAAGATTATCTTTGTTGAGGATGTTGTTGAGGGGATTGAGAAAGTACCGGCGGCGCTCATCGGGCTCTTCTCTGGGCGCAATGTTGGCAAGCAGCTTGTGATCATCGCACGGGAGTGA
- the LOC124654491 gene encoding 2-alkenal reductase (NADP(+)-dependent)-like isoform X1 produces the protein MADAEVSNKRVILKQFVTGFPTEDDMELVTATVRLAVPPGSASVMVKNLYVSCDPYMRNRMSEHNDAAYIEQFVPGEVLGIFGVSKVVASGHPDFKAGDLVWGLTGCEEYSVITHPESLFKINHPELPLSYYTGVLGMPGVTAYAGFFDVSKPKKGDYVFVSAASGAVGQLVGQLAKIAGCYVVGSAGSDEKVSLLKTKFGFDDAFNYKKEQDLNATLKRCFPLGIDIYFENVGGAMLDAVLLNMRMHGRIAVCGMISQYNLEKPDGAPNLFCLVAKRIRMEGFMVLDYFNTYTKFEKEMAGYLKEGKIIFVEDVVEGIEKVPAALIGLFSGRNVGKQLVIIARE, from the exons ATGGCGGACGCAGAGGTGAGCAACAAGAGGGTGATCCTAAAACAGTTCGTGACGGGGTTCCCCACCGAGGACGACATGGAGCTCGTCACGGCGACGGTGCGCCTGGCCGTGCCGCCTGGGTCGGCGTCTGTGATGGTCAAGAACCTCTACGTCTCCTGCGACCCCTACATGCGCAACCGGATGAGCGAGCACAACGACGCAGCATACATCGAGCAGTTCGTGCCAGGGGAG GTTTTGGGTATTTTTGGAGTAAGCAAGGTGGTAGCCTCCGGGCACCCAGATTTCAAGGCAGGCGATCTTGTTTGGGGCCTGACTGGATGTGAAGAATACAGTGTGATCACTCATCCAGAATCTCTTTTCAAGATCAACCATCCTGAACTGCCTCTGTCCTACTACACAGGTGTTCTTG GCATGCCTGGAGTTACTGCATATGCTGGATTTTTTGACGTCTCAAAGCCAAAGAAAGGCGACTATGTTTTTGTGTCAGCGGCGTCAGGCGCCGTTGGGCAGCTCGTTGgacagcttgccaagattgcaggCTGTTATGTGGTTGGCAGTGCAGGTTCGGACGAGAAG GTCAGCCTCCTGAAAACCAAGTTTGGTTTTGATGACGctttcaactacaagaaggaacAGGACCTCAACGCCACACTGAAGAG GTGTTTTCCCTTGGGCATCGACATTTATTTCGAGAACGTGGGTGGCGCAATGCTAGACGCGGTGCTGCTTAACATGCGGATGCATGGCCGGATCGCTGTGTGCGGGATGATCTCGCAGTACAACTTAGAGAAGCCGGACGGGGCGCCCAACCTCTTCTGCCTTGTCGCCAAGCGCATCCGCATGGAGGGATTTATGGTCCTCGACTACTTCAACACCTATACCAAGTTTGAGAAAGAGATGGCGGGCTACCTCAAAGAAGGGAAGATTATCTTTGTTGAGGATGTTGTTGAGGGGATTGAGAAAGTACCGGCGGCGCTCATCGGGCTCTTCTCTGGGCGCAATGTTGGCAAGCAGCTTGTGATCATCGCACGGGAGTGA